From one Culex quinquefasciatus strain JHB chromosome 3, VPISU_Cqui_1.0_pri_paternal, whole genome shotgun sequence genomic stretch:
- the LOC6039878 gene encoding uncharacterized protein LOC6039878: MKLFIIVTVLVALMALALAGPHPDRRHGPMPESQDEGPAPPDPSGPPDTVTAQGFAGR, encoded by the coding sequence ATGAAGCTCTTCATCATCGTTACTGTACTGGTCGCCCTGATGGCGCTTGCTTTGGCCGGACCCCATCCGGACCGTCGTCATGGACCAATGCCGGAATCCCAAGACGAGGGCCCAGCCCCACCGGATCCAAGTGGACCACCTGACACCGTAACGGCGCAAGGGTTTGCGGGAAGATAG
- the LOC119769881 gene encoding bromodomain testis-specific protein-like encodes MKLFAVTIIFAIVAVLVMVEGIRWGPHGPGHHQPGHGGPPSPPPPQPINATEIWNHLRELITAAIKDAIAGSGSGSNSTSNAGSSNSSSSGSSSSNSTDGSSSNSTSGN; translated from the coding sequence ATGAAACTTTTCGCCGTTACCATCATCTTCGCCATCGTGGCCGTACTCGTTATGGTCGAAGGCATCCGTTGGGGACCGCATGGTCCCGGTCATCACCAGCCAGGACATGGAGgaccaccatcaccaccaccaccgcaaCCGATTAACGCCACGGAGATCTGGAACCATCTGAGAGAGCTGATCACTGCTGCCATCAAGGACGCCATTGCCGGAAGTGGTTCAGGGTCAAACTCTACCAGCAATGCTGGCTCATCGAACTCCTCGTCTTCGGGCTCTTCCAGCTCTAACTCTACTGACGGAAGTAGCTCGAACTCAACATCCGGAAATTGA